In Trichlorobacter lovleyi, the DNA window CCGGCATCCGGCGTGGCGCTCAGGGTGACGGCGGTGCTGTTTGCAGTCGTACAGGAGCCGGAGCTGCCGCTCCAGTCAAAGGTGCAACTGTCCGCCGCTACCGTGCCGCTGCCGTACCCCGCTTTGGTAACGGTAATCAGCTGCACCGGCCCGTTCAGCGACAGCACCGTGCCGCTGCCGGTGCCGGCATACAGGGCGGCGCCGTCGTCGGATATCCCCATGGCAGTAATCACCCGGTTGCCGAGCCCGGTGGCAAACGGACCCGAGCCGCTCCACTGGTTCACCGCGGCAAAACCGGTCAGCGGTGTCATGAAGACAAACAACAGGATGGTGATCAGGCAGCGTAATCGGTTCATCGGTGCGGTCCTCTTGATACTATTCCTTCTCCCTGAGGGAGAAGGTGGCCGAAGGCCGGATGAGGGGGAAACGGTGATGCACATGGCACCTCTGCCCCCTCACCCTGGCCCTCTCCCTCCAGGGAGAAGAGATTAAAACCCTCTACGGCAGCCCCGCATTCATCGCCACCCAGCTTGTGCAGCCGTCGGCGCTCACAAATACCCCCGCCTCTGTCCCCGCGAAGAGCTTGCCGTTGCCATCCATCACCAGCGACTTCAGCTTCACGTTGGCCGGCTGGGCGCCGCAAGCAGTCCAATCCACGCCGCTGTTCGTGCTCTTGAACACCCCGCCGCCGTACGTCGCGGCGTACAGTATTGCCGTATCGCTCTTGTTGATTACCACTGCCTTGATACGCGTATTCGCCGGCTGGGTCGTCGCCGCCGTCCAGCTTGTCCCGCCGTTGGTGCTCTTGTAGATACCCGCCCCTGCCAGCCCGGCGTAGAGGGTGGTGGAGACGTTCGGATCAATAGCGATACTGTCGGCGGAGACGGTCCCGGTGCCGGTCAGGCTGGTGGTCAGGGTGACGGCGGGCGAGACGGTGGTGACGGTCAGGGTGGCGCTGCGCGTGCCGATGGCGGTGGGGGTGAAGGTGACGATCACGGTGCAGGTCCCAGCGGCGGCCACGTTCCCGCCTGCGGCGCAGGTGCCGCTGCCCAGGCTGAAATCACCGCTGTTGGCGCCGCTCAGGGTGATGGTGCCCAAGGTCAGGGCGCTGGCCATCATGGGGTTGGTGAAGGTGACGGGGACCGATACGCTATCGGTGGCGCCGGTGACGTTGCCGAAATCAAGGGCCGCCGGCGCCAGGGTGGCGGCAAACGTGCAGCATGCGCCGCCATAGCCGTCATCGCAGCGACAACGGGCCTCGCTACCGGCGGTGGTGAATAAGTAGGTCCAAGTGCATGCAGTGGAAGAGACATACGTGCAGGTCCCCGACTGTCCGTTCAGTATGAATGTCACCGACTCGCCATACGCCGGCAGGCCGGTGGTCCCCGTGCATGTTGCGAATATGCCATAGAAGGCAGTGCAGGTCAGACCGTTGCTGGCTGTGCCCGTAAGCGAAGGGATCGTCGCCACGCCGCACACGCCGTGGCCGCCGCAGGTGCTGTCGCAGGCGACCGTGCCGCAGAAGAGGGGAGTCGCGCACTCTTTGCCCTCATAGCCTTCATCGCAGACGCAGTTGTTGAAGCTCTCGCAGGTGCCGTGGCCGCTGCAGCAAATGGAGCCGCTACAGACCTTACCCCAGCAGATCTCGGCCAGGGCGCTTGAGCTGAATAGCGGCAGCATGAGCAGCAGTGCGGTGATCATGGTGATACGGATGGTGAAACAACGGTTGTTGGTCATGATGCAGACTCCATTGATTGAGCCCCTTTGGTCAAAGGGACAGGCTTACCGAACCGGCCCGGCCAGGCGCATGCCGGTGTCGTTGCTGTTGGTCTGGGGGGCGTACCAGATGCGCAGGGGGGTGCGGGTCTGGCGCTTGTCGTCGGCCCAGGTGGAGCCGCGCAGCATGCGCTGGCTACCGCTGGCCGGGCCTGTGGGGTTGTCCCGCGGACTGTCGGCGTAGTACGTTTCCCCATACCGGTCGGCCAGCCAGACGCAGACATTGCCGGCCATATCGAACAGCCCCAGTTCGTTGGGCTTGAAACTCCCCACCGGCGAGGTGTAGGCATAGCCGTCGTCATACCCCCGGTAGAGGGCGGACTCGGGCTTGCTCTTGATGAGGAAGCGCTGCATGGCTGCCTCGTCGTAGACATTGGCGGAAACCGGACCGCTGCCCCAGGCGTATTCGTAGGGCTTGCCGCCGCTACGGGCGGCGTATTCATATTCGGCCTCGGTGGGGAGCCGGTAGGCGATGCCGCTGGCCCTGGCCAGCCAGGCGGCATAGGCGTCGGCATCGTTCCAGGTGACGCAGACCACCGGATGGCGGTCGTCCTGGGGAAAGCCCGGGGCTTGCCAGTTCTTTTTTGGATCGAACCTGACCCGCTCCACCGGTGCAAACGTCCAGATGCCGCAGCCTCCCCTCCGTTCCGCTTCGGTTTTGTAGCCGGTCGCCTTGACAAAGGCGCGAAACTCCCCCACGGTGACCGGGCCCTTGCCCAGGGCAAAGTCGTCCACACAGACCTCGTGCACCGGCAGCTCACCCTCCAGGCCATGGCCGAAGCTGTCTCCCATCCGGTAGCAGCCGCCGGGGATATTGACGAACGCCATGCCCGCCGCCATTGGCTCACGGTAGCCGTTTCCCGGCTTTACGTGAGATACCTTTGCGGCTTGCGGCACCGGGGTTTTGACCGCCAGCGACTTATCGGTCTTGCCGCCCGTAGCGGTCACCGTGCTCCCAACGGATGGAGCGCCGGTGTTGTCCGGGCTGCCGGCACGGGCCGCAAGCGGAGCAAAAGAGATGGCCATTGCAGCGGCAATGATGGCAAAGGTACTGATGCTCCCTGATTTCATGACAACTCCTGTGGTCCGGTCCCCAAACATATCGATAACAATTCAGCCGGCCGCCATAACTCCCTGCTCCCTTCAAACGGCAGGGCTGGAGCTTAAACCAGCCAGCCTGGCATGCCCCCTAAGCTCACTGGACGGAATAGTGTTATGGATAGCTTAACGGACAGACACCCACAGATTACCCACAGATTGGCAAAAAAATGATGAGGGAGTTTTTTTTGGCGGCTATTTCAGTTTCAATTCGAGGATACCAGCAAGGCGGCAATGACGAGCCAACGCAGATAGGGCCTTGCATTGGTACTGGAATTACGCGTGCGAGGTAAGCGAGGTAAAAACGGCGGTTGTTTGTGGTGAAGGGGCAATGCCCAGTTCTGATTGCAGCAAATAGCGGCAGTGTTGGTAGGTGCGCGCGGCTGCGGCATGGTTGCCAAAATGGCATTGGCAGATCATCAGCCTGCGGTAAAACTCCTCGGCAAGCCGGTCAGCCTCAATCCCTTTTTCATACAGCTCGGCTGCCTGTTCCCACTCGGCGTTTTGCTCATGGATACGGCCCGCCTCCAGCAGTATGCGCAACAGCTTGTTTTTAAGGGTTTCACGGCAGGCCGCCGCCCAGGTCAATCCTGCGTCGGCCGGCAGAAATCCCCCTTGATACAGCTCAACCGCCTTCATAAGGAGCTGTGGGACCGTAGCAATGCTGCAGGTCTTGAGGGTATCGGCAATTCTCTGCAGTGCCAGACTATCAACCCAGCAATACTGCGTATCGAGGCTCAACTGCCTGGACTGATATTTGAGCAGGTGATCACCGCCAAGCAGTTTTCTGAGCCGGGAAAGGGTTGTCTCAAAGGCCTTGTGCGCCTGGTCGCCCTCGGCGTCAGGCCAAAGCAGGTCGGTCAGGTATTCCTCCGACACCTGACGTCCCCCGGCAGCAATCAGAACCTTCAACAACTCGAGCGGTTTTTTCTGTTCTTTGCCCGCACAGGCAAGCGACTCCCCGTGCCTGAGAATTTCAAATCTGCCAAGGGTGTGGATGCGCACAGGAAACGGCCAGGTAGCCAGGCAGACCACGCTGCTGTCGAGAAAACCGGCCTCAAACCCCTGGGACGTGTGCTCTTTTGGCATCTGCGGCGGCGTAAGACGCAGCCGGGAAACCAGCCAGACCACATAATCGGGCTCAATCTGCTCCTCAAGGGCCTTGGCGCAGAGCAGACGCATCATGCCCGGCTGGTAGAACTCAAGATGGACATAGCCGTACTGCCTACCCAATGACAGGGCGCGGTGCAGCGCCAACAGCCCCTCGGCACTGTTCTGTTGCTGTAGCTGTACCCAGGCACTGTTCAGCAGCACCTGGCATTCCAGGATATGACTTTTGATGGACCGGCCCAGCCGGCTGGCCTGTTGCAGCAGGCGCACTGCCAGTTCCGGTTGACCCTGCAGCCAGGCAGCCTGTGCCTCACCGATCGCACACAGGGCACGGTAATAGGGTGCCCCCAACTTCTGTGCGCGTAGCGAGGCGGCCTGCAGGTGTTCATCAGCATGGCGCGGGTCGTTGTTGAGCAAGGCGAGCCAGGCAGTGTTGATATGCTGGAAGTAGGTATCCAGGGTGCTCCCCCGCCCCTGTAGGGAGCGCTGCTGCTGTCCCAGTGCCACCACAGCCTGGGGCAGATTGCCGGAGGCCATGGCAGCAGCAGACCTGAAGCCCCACAACAGTGAGTCAAAGGCATGGATGCCACTGTCTGCAGCCAGTTCCAGACCCTCAGATAGCGTCTGCACGGCATCTTCATAAGCTGCAGTAACCCATTGATGAATACCGCGCATCAGCTTGAGACGTACTGTTTTAAAGGGGGCCTGACGACAATGCTTGAGCGTGGTCTCGGCCTGTTCCAGCACCAGGGCATGCTTGGCATAATCGCCCAGCCACAGGTAGTAGAGGCTCATGCCAAAGAGCGAATCCATCCGGATATCGGGCGACGGGGTATCCTGCAGCAACGTGTTGAGCCGGTCCAGGCACTGCTGTATCTGCTGCGGCTGATCGGCCCGGCACAGGATCAGGGCCATCAGATGATGAGAGACAACCACCAGCTCAAGCTCCTGCGAGTCAACCGCAGGGTGGCACCTGCGCAGTTCCTCAAGTTGCAGTAGCGTTTCCTCCAGCCCCTGCCAGTCATCCATGCCAAAGGCACGGCAGTCCACCATGCCTGCCCAGGCAAGGTAGCAACCGACACTGTTGTTCAGTGCAATAAAGCCGGCAAAGGCCTGCTGCAGACAGGTGTAGGAACGTTCCATTTCTATCGGAAAGCAGCTGCGGCCCTGCCAGTACAGCAGCCACGGCTCCCTTGCAACCTTCTGCTTTGGCATGTAATCAAGCCAGGTGTGAAGCAGCTTGTTACGTCCCTGCTGCAGTAGTTGCCTGCCATGTTCTCTGATCATCCTGATCAGGCCGGTATGGTCGCTGATCTCACCGTACAGTTGTGCTGCAGCTTCCAGCTGTCCATCCTGTTCAAGCAAGCCTGCTGCGGTCTGCTGCACGGTTAGCAGGGTGCGGGGTGAAAGCTCGCTCTTGGCCCTGGTTACCAGAAACTCCCTGAAAAGTGGATGATACTGGTATTCGTCGCTGCTGCCCGCAAGCCGCTCGGTAAAGAAATGACGATGCTGCAGGGTTGCCAATATCTGCCCGGCCCGG includes these proteins:
- a CDS encoding choice-of-anchor D domain-containing protein yields the protein MTNNRCFTIRITMITALLLMLPLFSSSALAEICWGKVCSGSICCSGHGTCESFNNCVCDEGYEGKECATPLFCGTVACDSTCGGHGVCGVATIPSLTGTASNGLTCTAFYGIFATCTGTTGLPAYGESVTFILNGQSGTCTYVSSTACTWTYLFTTAGSEARCRCDDGYGGACCTFAATLAPAALDFGNVTGATDSVSVPVTFTNPMMASALTLGTITLSGANSGDFSLGSGTCAAGGNVAAAGTCTVIVTFTPTAIGTRSATLTVTTVSPAVTLTTSLTGTGTVSADSIAIDPNVSTTLYAGLAGAGIYKSTNGGTSWTAATTQPANTRIKAVVINKSDTAILYAATYGGGVFKSTNSGVDWTACGAQPANVKLKSLVMDGNGKLFAGTEAGVFVSADGCTSWVAMNAGLP
- a CDS encoding formylglycine-generating enzyme family protein produces the protein MKSGSISTFAIIAAAMAISFAPLAARAGSPDNTGAPSVGSTVTATGGKTDKSLAVKTPVPQAAKVSHVKPGNGYREPMAAGMAFVNIPGGCYRMGDSFGHGLEGELPVHEVCVDDFALGKGPVTVGEFRAFVKATGYKTEAERRGGCGIWTFAPVERVRFDPKKNWQAPGFPQDDRHPVVCVTWNDADAYAAWLARASGIAYRLPTEAEYEYAARSGGKPYEYAWGSGPVSANVYDEAAMQRFLIKSKPESALYRGYDDGYAYTSPVGSFKPNELGLFDMAGNVCVWLADRYGETYYADSPRDNPTGPASGSQRMLRGSTWADDKRQTRTPLRIWYAPQTNSNDTGMRLAGPVR
- a CDS encoding BTAD domain-containing putative transcriptional regulator; protein product: MSAKLTIPVVSGVVERQRLYALLAPRPGAPITWLSGCAGSGKSTLVASYLAACRTGVVWYSCDEGDADLATFFYYMGRAVKKAAPRFRQALPLLTPEYHAGVPAFTRHYFELLYRRVTTIVLDNYQTVPADSPLHTMLAIAFDQIPEGVQLLVVSRDEPPPAFARLLANGRVCRLQDRDLRFTLAETSEIVRTRLPAKHETCVDTLYEKTDGWIAGIILLLEQCVLDGIAADQPAHGASVARIFDYFAGEMLARVDGATRDFLLKTAVLPACSVISAEKLTGNSRAGQILATLQHRHFFTERLAGSSDEYQYHPLFREFLVTRAKSELSPRTLLTVQQTAAGLLEQDGQLEAAAQLYGEISDHTGLIRMIREHGRQLLQQGRNKLLHTWLDYMPKQKVAREPWLLYWQGRSCFPIEMERSYTCLQQAFAGFIALNNSVGCYLAWAGMVDCRAFGMDDWQGLEETLLQLEELRRCHPAVDSQELELVVVSHHLMALILCRADQPQQIQQCLDRLNTLLQDTPSPDIRMDSLFGMSLYYLWLGDYAKHALVLEQAETTLKHCRQAPFKTVRLKLMRGIHQWVTAAYEDAVQTLSEGLELAADSGIHAFDSLLWGFRSAAAMASGNLPQAVVALGQQQRSLQGRGSTLDTYFQHINTAWLALLNNDPRHADEHLQAASLRAQKLGAPYYRALCAIGEAQAAWLQGQPELAVRLLQQASRLGRSIKSHILECQVLLNSAWVQLQQQNSAEGLLALHRALSLGRQYGYVHLEFYQPGMMRLLCAKALEEQIEPDYVVWLVSRLRLTPPQMPKEHTSQGFEAGFLDSSVVCLATWPFPVRIHTLGRFEILRHGESLACAGKEQKKPLELLKVLIAAGGRQVSEEYLTDLLWPDAEGDQAHKAFETTLSRLRKLLGGDHLLKYQSRQLSLDTQYCWVDSLALQRIADTLKTCSIATVPQLLMKAVELYQGGFLPADAGLTWAAACRETLKNKLLRILLEAGRIHEQNAEWEQAAELYEKGIEADRLAEEFYRRLMICQCHFGNHAAAARTYQHCRYLLQSELGIAPSPQTTAVFTSLTSHA